In Perca fluviatilis chromosome 18, GENO_Pfluv_1.0, whole genome shotgun sequence, one genomic interval encodes:
- the LOC120546449 gene encoding interferon-induced protein 44-like, with amino-acid sequence MITIVHKGEYTTYKVQKDPHTLYPFVFNDIMGLATDKGVSVDDVKLALKGHMKEDYEFNPESTLSEDNPFYNNCPTTNDKVHVLVCVIDANTITCMTEQILKKIRDIRTEANKLNIPQVAIFTKIDAVCPEIKEDVKNVYKVKSLKDKMEKFSVDVGIPIKSIFPVKNYHNEINLNTDIDSLILSA; translated from the exons ATGATCACTATAGTGCATAAGGGTGAG TACACAACCTACAAGGTTCAAAAAGACCCACATACCTTATACCCTTTtgtctttaatgacatcatGGGCCTGGCCACGGATAAAGGTGTCTCAGTGGACGACGTCAAACTGGCTCTGAAGGGACACATGAAGGAAGATTATGAG TTTAATCCTGAATCAACATTGTCAGAGGATAATCCATTCTACAACAACTGTCCAACTACCAATGACAAAGTGCATGTTCTGGTTTGTGTCATTGATGCCAACACAATAACTTGCATGACTGAACAAATTTTGAAAAAGATTCGCGACATCAGGACTGAAGCCAATAAACTGA ATATTCCTCAAGTGGCCATTTTCACCAAGATTGATGCGGTTTGTCCTGAAATCAAAGAAGATGTCAAGAATGTCTACAAGGTCAAGTCCCTGAAGGATAAG ATGGAGAAGTTCAGTGTAGATGTGGGAATTCCAATTAAGAGCATCTTCCCTGTGAAGAACTACCATAATGAAATCAACCTCAACACTGACATTGACTCACTGATCCTGAGCGCCTGA